The proteins below come from a single bacterium genomic window:
- a CDS encoding serine hydrolase has protein sequence MTSIVNRLARALALAACLAHVASMPPPAQAAPQPQAAPQNSDWPRWETPEEAGFSSQGLAEAERLWSAIDDAPVSAFFLVYKGRPLAAFGDVTADHECHSVRKSFMSALYGPYVADGTIDVEATLEELGIDDDPPLNESEKQARVRDLLMARSGVYHQAACETPGMRDLRPARGSHPPGTFWYYNNWDFNALGAIFRQQTGGDVFEEFKRKIARRLGMQDFRPSRCSYYYQMEYSDHPCYVFRMSARDRARFGQLFLQRGRWGGRQIIPETWVDQSTRPYSDTEPSSGLPGVHYGYMWWVETPETFQLLFDDSRLHHLRAFSANGNGGQLIMVVPDAEMVIVFAVDMHAGGDMEIEETLPMLETILTSREIIDLALVRSKVKQKTVAAGDRVKLIAKSRNRSAERSHPTTIDFYLSPERRPTVLGDDLRWIGKVDLQGLAAGKRKTARLKTFLPEDLPAGRYYLVTVVDDDKTNYDLNRDNNVLLGTKAIKVE, from the coding sequence ATGACATCGATTGTGAACCGCCTTGCCCGGGCCCTCGCCCTGGCCGCATGTTTGGCCCACGTCGCCTCCATGCCACCACCGGCCCAGGCCGCGCCACAGCCGCAGGCCGCACCACAGAACTCCGACTGGCCTCGTTGGGAGACTCCCGAGGAGGCGGGTTTCTCCTCCCAGGGGCTGGCAGAAGCCGAGCGGCTCTGGTCAGCCATTGACGACGCGCCGGTGTCGGCCTTCTTCTTGGTCTACAAGGGACGGCCCCTGGCGGCCTTCGGCGACGTGACCGCCGACCATGAGTGCCACTCGGTGCGCAAGAGTTTCATGAGCGCCCTCTACGGACCCTACGTCGCCGACGGCACCATCGACGTCGAGGCGACGCTCGAGGAGTTGGGGATCGACGACGACCCACCGCTGAACGAGTCCGAGAAGCAGGCGCGGGTCAGAGACCTCCTGATGGCACGATCGGGCGTCTACCACCAGGCGGCCTGCGAGACACCGGGGATGAGAGACCTGCGGCCTGCCCGCGGCTCCCACCCGCCCGGGACCTTCTGGTACTACAACAACTGGGACTTCAACGCCCTGGGTGCGATCTTCCGCCAGCAGACCGGCGGTGACGTCTTCGAGGAGTTCAAGCGCAAGATCGCGCGCCGCCTCGGCATGCAGGACTTCCGGCCCTCGCGCTGTTCCTACTACTACCAGATGGAGTACTCCGACCACCCGTGCTACGTGTTCCGGATGTCGGCCCGCGACCGGGCCCGCTTCGGCCAGCTCTTCCTCCAGCGGGGGCGCTGGGGAGGCCGGCAGATCATTCCCGAGACCTGGGTCGACCAAAGCACCCGGCCCTATTCGGACACCGAGCCGTCCAGTGGGCTTCCGGGCGTCCACTACGGCTACATGTGGTGGGTCGAAACCCCCGAGACCTTCCAGCTTCTCTTTGACGACTCTCGCCTCCATCACCTGCGGGCTTTCTCGGCCAACGGCAATGGCGGACAGCTGATCATGGTCGTGCCCGACGCCGAGATGGTCATCGTCTTCGCGGTCGACATGCACGCCGGGGGCGACATGGAAATCGAGGAGACCCTGCCGATGCTCGAGACGATTCTCACCTCCCGGGAGATCATCGACCTGGCGCTCGTTCGCTCCAAGGTCAAGCAGAAGACGGTGGCCGCCGGCGATCGCGTGAAGCTCATCGCCAAGAGCAGGAACAGAAGCGCCGAGCGGTCACACCCGACGACGATCGACTTCTATCTTTCGCCCGAGCGGCGGCCGACGGTTTTGGGTGATGACCTGCGATGGATCGGAAAGGTCGATCTGCAGGGCCTGGCCGCCGGCAAACGCAAAACCGCTCGGCTCAAGACGTTCCTTCCCGAAGACCTCCCAGCCGGCAGGTACTACCTCGTCACCGTCGTCGACGACGACAAGACCAACTACGATCTCAACCGCGACAACAACGTGCTCCTCGGCACCAAGGCCATCAAAGTCGAGTAG